A stretch of DNA from Halobacillus litoralis:
CAAATGACGGGTCCATCCTGTAATCTCTGTTCTAATGATCGTTTCATTTCATTCCACAACCTTTCCATTTTGTATGAGTCTTTTATTAGAAAGCTAGCCCCCTTTTAACAGGGACACGCTGACTTTCTGCCAGGCATGAGCTGACATTGGTTCAACTCTGTTCGGAAATCATTTTCTTAAAAAAATAAAGGACCTCCTTGGATAAGGGGTCCTTTGTGTTTAAAGAGTCTCCTTATCTTCAAGGTAGAACAACTACCTTCTGGATTTAGCACCGTGCCAATGGCTCTGGCTGGTTGCTGAGGTATCAAAGGGCCAGTCCCTACACCTCTCTGGATAAGTTTCGCAATTATATAGTTTTGGAAAACCGTTGGATACGTGTTGTAAAGCGTATCCTCAAATCAATAGTAGATGTTTATCATTTCGCTTGCGATTTAGAATACAGGAAAATGAAGTAAGAATCAATGGAATTTTCAGAAAAAGTTTCGGGATTCTGTTTGAAAGTACCTGCAGCTCTTTCCACAAAAATAGAAACTTATGGTAATCTTGGTTTGAAGACTTAAACAGGTCCTATCTTTTAGGAGCAAGCAAATGAACGAAAGCAACCTTCCCATACATATGGTTTAATTCCTCAACGACACCAGTAAAGATTAGGCGTTTGAATAATGAATGGCATTAGAAAAAGATACCCAAGTATAAAAGAGCATGTTTCATTATCAACCTTATCAAGCCAGAATATCAGTGATGATGGCACCAACGTAGCTTTTGTCAAAAATACAGCGGACTAATAAAAATATCTAAGTTGAATGAGTAGGGAAGGTAATAAAGGATCAATTAAAAAGTGACTAGGGGAGAGAAAGAAATGGATGTATCTATTCGAACAGCCGAGCAGCACGATTATGAATCATTGTTGCCTTTATTTAGGCAGGTTCATGAATTCCACGTTCGTGTAAGACCGGATTTGTACAAAGAGAATGCAACTCCAGTCGAGGAAGAGTTCTTTGAAAGTCAGGTGATGGATAACAAACAGCACATGTTTGTCGCTACCTTAGGCAATGAGATCGTGGGAGTTGTAGTGACTAAGGAAGATGAAACACCTGAGAATTCTTTTGTCAAAGCGAGGAAGGTTTTATCTATCAATAGTTTGTGTGTTTCTGAAACGCATAGAAACAAGGGGATCGGAAAAAAACTAGCGGCCCACGTTTTTGATTTCGGAAGGAGCCTCAAGGTCGATAGTGTGGAATTGGGAGTATCTGAGAAGAATACTGCTGCCATAGAATTTTATCGGTCCATGGGGATGACAACAAAGAGTAGAAAAATGGAGATGAACTACAACGAAGGAGAGTAAGTTTCTTCCTAGTTCTTATACTTTTTGAAGCGTGCGCTTCAAACTTCCAGCCGAGACTCAATCGGTACAAGTCCTATGAAAGGTATAATCCTCTTAATAGTCGTTACATTTCCTTGAACCGGAATAAATGAAAGGGAGGGATATTATGATTAAGCCCCGTGCATTACAAGAGGGGGATCGGGTAGCAGTTATTGCGCCGGCGGGACCCCCGGATCGAGAGCACTTAAGCCAGGGAATACGTGTATTGGAAAAAATGGGTCTTGAAGTCATCATTGGACGCCATGTGTTCCAAACCGATGAAGAGCATACAACCGTCGATCAAAAGCGACTTGCTGATTTACATGAGGCCTTTAATGATCCTACGATCCGCGGAATTTTTTGCGCTAATGGAGGATTCGGCACAGCAAAGATTGCCCCTATGATTGATTACGAAAAGATAAAAAATCACCCTAAAATATTCTGGGGGTACAGCGATCTCACATATCTGCTTCATGCTATTTACAACTTTAGTGGTCTGGTGACTTTTCACGGGCCGATGGTGGCCTCAGATCTTAATGATGAACAGAGAACAGAAGAGACAGCAGCCTCGTTTTCATCTCTATTTACAGGCGAGATTATGACCTATGATTCTAACCGGTCAATTCTAAACACGCTCGCACATGGTAAGGGAGAAGGACGTTTAGTGGGAGGGAATTTAACACTCCTCACCAACGGTTTGGGCACGCCTTACCAAGTAGATACCAGAGGGGCCATCTTACTACTTGAGGAAGTTGCAGAACCACCGTTTCTTATTGATTTGAAGCTTACTCATCTTCAACAAGCGGGTGTCTTCGATGACGTGCAAGGTGTCGTATTAGGGAATTTCCAAGTGGAAACAGAAGAAGAATCGGAGTTGAAAAAAGTGCTTCACCGTTTTTTCGCTGGTTCTCCATTTCCTGTTGTTGAGAAATTTCACTTTGGTCATTGCCAGCCGAATTATGGTGTACCGTTTGGGGTAAACGCAAAGCTCACAACGTCGCCGCCTCAATTGGTCGTTGATTCAGGTGTGAAATATTGATTTCGAACAACTATAGGTGAGCTGGGTATCGCCTTTTTATATGTTGAAAAAGTTATGTAACATAGTAATAGTTGGAGGTTGAAAATGGATTTATTAAAACAATCAATAGATATGGCAGCTTTGTATGAAAAGAACCCAAAGGTTAAAGCCATTCTTCTTGCTGGTTCTGTGTCTAAAAACTTACAAGATGAACATTCAGATATTGAATTACATATTTTATGGTCAATTCCACCAACGGATCATGAACGGAAATCTCCCATTGAACAAATAAATGGCACCATTCTGTCCTATCACGCTTATGAAGATGAAGAATGGTCGGAAGCCTACTTAACTCGGGACGGTGTTAAATTTGAGATCAGCAGCTTTTTGGTTGAAACAGTAGAACGCTTCGTTTCCGATGTGGTGGATCAACACGATACCGATTATGACAAACAATGTATAATCGCTTCCATCCATGATGGTGTCAGTCTCTGCGGGGAAGAGAAAATCTCTGAATGGAAGAACAGGGTGGCTGCCTATCCTTCAGAACTTACAGAACGTATGATTTCAGAAAATCTATGGCTGGGTAATCGCTGGAATAACCGTGAAGCTCTCTTAAAACGGCAGGACTGGTTGATGCTCTATGATGTCCTGTGTGGAGTGCAGATGAAATTGTTTGGCGTTTTGTTTGGCCTGAATCGTATGTATGTTCACCACCCTGTTTTTAAATGGATGGAAAATAATATCGAACGGATGGAAATCAAACCGGAAAATCTCCACGCTCGTATGAACAAAACATGGATAGGGGACCCGGCAAGCGGTGTGAAAGAGTTAGAGGGTTTAATTGAAGAGGTTATGGAATTGGTAGAGGAATACCACCCTGGATTGGACATTAGCGAACAGAAGAATAGTATAGAATATGTTAAATAATAGGAACTTCAAAGGGTTTATTGAAACTTTCTCCAGACCAGATCAATCAAACCTTAGACATTGCCGGTAGTAAAGCTTTATTTTATCAATGCTGTAAAAG
This window harbors:
- a CDS encoding GNAT family N-acetyltransferase; amino-acid sequence: MDVSIRTAEQHDYESLLPLFRQVHEFHVRVRPDLYKENATPVEEEFFESQVMDNKQHMFVATLGNEIVGVVVTKEDETPENSFVKARKVLSINSLCVSETHRNKGIGKKLAAHVFDFGRSLKVDSVELGVSEKNTAAIEFYRSMGMTTKSRKMEMNYNEGE
- a CDS encoding S66 peptidase family protein, whose product is MIKPRALQEGDRVAVIAPAGPPDREHLSQGIRVLEKMGLEVIIGRHVFQTDEEHTTVDQKRLADLHEAFNDPTIRGIFCANGGFGTAKIAPMIDYEKIKNHPKIFWGYSDLTYLLHAIYNFSGLVTFHGPMVASDLNDEQRTEETAASFSSLFTGEIMTYDSNRSILNTLAHGKGEGRLVGGNLTLLTNGLGTPYQVDTRGAILLLEEVAEPPFLIDLKLTHLQQAGVFDDVQGVVLGNFQVETEEESELKKVLHRFFAGSPFPVVEKFHFGHCQPNYGVPFGVNAKLTTSPPQLVVDSGVKY
- a CDS encoding DUF4037 domain-containing protein, coding for MDLLKQSIDMAALYEKNPKVKAILLAGSVSKNLQDEHSDIELHILWSIPPTDHERKSPIEQINGTILSYHAYEDEEWSEAYLTRDGVKFEISSFLVETVERFVSDVVDQHDTDYDKQCIIASIHDGVSLCGEEKISEWKNRVAAYPSELTERMISENLWLGNRWNNREALLKRQDWLMLYDVLCGVQMKLFGVLFGLNRMYVHHPVFKWMENNIERMEIKPENLHARMNKTWIGDPASGVKELEGLIEEVMELVEEYHPGLDISEQKNSIEYVK